From Bos javanicus breed banteng chromosome 5, ARS-OSU_banteng_1.0, whole genome shotgun sequence, the proteins below share one genomic window:
- the PEX26 gene encoding peroxisome assembly protein 26 isoform X4 has protein sequence MKSDPATSAAPLRALGGALRSSEPVRAVPAPSAAALLLEEAADLLVVNLDFGAALRTCERAWQGLAEEPAGASLEVKCSLCVVGIQALAEMDRWREVLSWVLQYYQAPEKLPPKVLELCVLLYSKMQEPGAVLDGVRAWLQDPDNQGLPEYRSLAELHLQRVLLPLGLLSEAEELVVGSAAFSEKQRLDALQAVSAARQQQTHGHSGSEETRTLNQEGSSSHKFLSLLTLLRQLWDSAVSHFFSLPFSKSLLAALLLCLLVLRFDPEIQ, from the exons ATGAAGAGTGACCCCGCAACCTCCGCAGCCCCGCTGAGGGCGCTCGGGGGAGCCCTGCGGAGCAGCGAGCCCGTGCGTGCCGTCCCGGCCCCGTCGGCGGCCGCGCTTCTGCTGGAGGAGGCGGCCGACCTGCTAGTGGTGAACCTGGACTTCGGCGCGGCGCTGCGCACCTGCGAACGCGCCTGGCAGGGCCTGGCGGAGGAGCCGGCGGGCGC CTCCTTGGAGGTGAAATGCTCTCTGTGTGTTGTGGGCATCCAGGCCCTGGCAGAAATGGATCGGTGGCGGGAAGTCCTGTCCTGGGTTCTTCAATATTACCAGGCTCCTGAGAAGCTGCCCCCCAAAGTCCTGGAACTGTG TGTTCTTTTATACAGTAAAATGCAAGAGCCTGGAGCTGTGCTGGATGGAGTCCGTGCTTGGCTTCAAGACCCTGACAACCAGGGCCTTCCAGAGTATAGATCCTTAGCAGAACTTCACCTGCAGCGAGTGCTACTTCCTCTGGGCCTCCTGTCAGAGGCTGAAGAGCTGGTGGTGGGCTCTGCAGCCTTCAGCGAGAAACAGCGGCTGGATGCGCTTCAGGCCGTTAGTGCAGCGAGGCAGCAGCAGACACATGGGCACTCTGGCTCCGAGGAGACGCGGACACTAAACCAGGAAG gctcctcctcccacaAGTTCCTGTCTCTACTGACGTTGCTGCGCCAGCTCTGGGACTCTGCAGTCAGCCACTTCTTTTCTCTGCCCTTCAGTAAGAGCCTGCTGGCCGCCTTGCTCCTCTGCCTCCTGGTGTTGAGGTTTGATCCAG AAATAcaatag